One window of the Pyrus communis chromosome 17, drPyrComm1.1, whole genome shotgun sequence genome contains the following:
- the LOC137723685 gene encoding uncharacterized protein has product MASTYSTSLVVSMMLILSLRMITEIQGQSTGSTNFAPPPQVPGSNLLQANNDSEPLTQSDDTVRVDPLDDLKKYRGGYNITNKHYWSSTIFTGIHGYALGMLWLLCGILYGCFLLATKLCCKNRKSGKLKKRLLCHKQCYLWQWHIFLAIFFTIFAIVAFGLVLGGNARFHSQAKSVVDIIITTANEASGTVYNTTGAMKEMSNNFDSTGNTEVSSFLTSTSQKLDTAAADIERQARKNRRLIDKGLKIVYIVTTVPISLGLVAVIALSVSGVLKLRRLVQLLIILCWLLTTLFWVFFGLYFFLAEFSNDTCTALESFQQNPNNNSLSSILPCDELVSAKSLLNDVGAGIYRLVNEVNANISSLQETSSQNIEYVCNPFSEPPEYKYQPQKCPNNSVPIGDIPEVLRVATCSDANSGTCENGTVISDSAYKLVELYTSSIQGILNSYPGMESLVECQTVKDAFSEILVKHCKPLKRYAKMVWAAMAFLATLMVLLVLLWIIQANHERNHHSADGSVSATENVMELGAATAVKDNPNPSLA; this is encoded by the exons ATGGCTTCCACATATAGCACATCGTTAGTTGTTTCCATGATGCTGATTTTATCCTTGAGGATGATCACAGAAATACAAGGACAGTCTACTGGGTCGACCAACTTTGCACCCCCACCAcaagtaccag GGAGCAATTTGCTTCAGGCAAACAATGATTCAGAGCCCTTGACACAGTCAGATGATACTGTAAGGGTGGATCCTTTAGATGATTTGAAAAAATATAGAGGAGGATACAACATTACCAACAAGCACTACTGGAGT TCAACGATATTTACTGGAATTCATGGATATGCACTTGGGATGCTGTGGCTTTTGTGTGGAATTTTATATGGATGCTTCCTATTAGCAACCAAACTTTGTTGTAAAAATAGGAAGAGTGGAAAGCTAAAGAAAAGATTACTTTGTCATAAGCAGTGTTACCTCTGGCAATGGCACATTTTCCTCGCCATATTCTTCACCATCTTTGCAAT AGTTGCATTCGGATTAGTTTTAGGGGGCAACGCGAGATTTCATTCACAAGCAAAATCAGTGGTGGACATTATCATAACTACTGCAAATGAAGCATCAGGTACCGTGTACAACACAACAGGAGCCATGAAAGAAATGAGCAACAACTTTGATTCAACTGGAAACACTGAGGTTTCGAGCTTCCTCACCTCCACATCCCAAAAGCTTGATACTGCAGCTGCAGATATAGAAAGGCAGGCTAGGAAGAACCGGCGTTTGATTGACAAGGGTCTCAAGATAGT GTATATTGTAACAACAGTGCCTATTTCCTTGGGCCTGGTTGCAGTGATTGCTCTGTCAG TGTCTGGAGTTTTGAAGTTACGACGGCTAGTTCAACT GCTCATTATACTATGCTGGTTGTTAACTACTCTTTTCTGGGTATTTTTTGGGCTGTATTTCTTCTTGGCAGA GTTCTCAAACGATACATGCACAGCTCTCGAAAGTTTCCAACAAAATCCGAACAACAACAGCTTGAGCTCAATCCTCCCCTGCGATGAATTGGTCTCAGCAAAATCGCTTCTAAATGATGTTGGTGCCGGGATCTATAGACTTGTTAATGAG GTAAATGCAAACATATCATCTCTACAGGAAACATCATCTCAGAATATAGAATATGTCTGCAATCCCTTCTCAGAACCACCAGAATACAAATACCAACCACAAAAATGTCCAAATAATTCCGTTCCAATAGGAGACATCCCAGAG GTCTTGAGAGTAGCTACTTGTTCAGACGCCAACAGTGGAACCTGCGAGAATGGAACAGTTATATCGGACAGCGCTTACAAACTGGTGGAACTCTACACAAGTTCAATACAAGGTATACTAAATTCATACCCAGGAATGGAAAGCCTAGTAGAATGTCAGACAGTGAAGGATGCATTTTCTGAAATCCTTGTCAAACACTGCAAACCGTTGAAGCGATACGCTAAGATGGTTTGGGCAGCAATGGCCTTTCTTGCAACACTAATGGTGTTGTTGGTTCTGTTATGGATAATACAAGCCAATCATGAACGAAACCACCATTCTGCAGATGGTTCTGTGTCTGCAACAGAAAATGTGATGGAGTTGGGCGCCGCTACTGCCGTTAAGGACAACCCAAATCCTAGCTTAGCATAG
- the LOC137723305 gene encoding uncharacterized protein has translation MANPSGNHQEPSHTSSSFNGTNPSNGNSVPVSAPESSGTAMAMKHNPGISMDWSAEEQAILEDGLTKYPTESNVSRYAKIAMQLQNKTVRDVALRCRWMTKKEISKRRKEEHNLTRKSKDKKERVNDTSAKPSHFAARPNVAPYAPPMITMDNDDGIPYKAIGGITGELLEQNAQALNQISANLAAFQIQENVNLFCQTRDNILKIMNDLNDMPDVMKQMPPLPVKMNEELATHVGIPPHQMQS, from the exons ATGGCGAACCCATCTGGGAACCACCAAGAACCTAGCCACACTTCGTCGTCCTTCAACGGCACCAACCCGAGTAACGGAAACTCCGTGCCGGTGTCGGCTCCGGAGAGTTCCGGCACCGCCATGGCCATGAAACATAACCCGGGTATTTCTATGGATTGGAGCGCAGAGGAGCAGGCAATTCTTGAAGATGGACTCACCAA ATATCCAACAGAATCAAACGTAAGCCGGTATGCAAAGATAGCCATGCAGCTGCAGAATAAGACTGTCCGAGATGTGGCTTTACGTTGCAGATGGATGACT AAAAAGGAAATCAGCAAGAGAAGGAAGGAAGAACATAACTTAACAAGGAAAAGCAAGGATAAAAAG GAGAGAGTAAATGATACTTCAGCAAAGCCATCTCACTTTGCTGCCCGGCCTAATGTTGCTCCCTATGCTCCCCCAATGATTACTATGGACAACGATGATGGTATCCCATACAAAG cTATTGGTGGTATTACAGGAGAGCTTCTGGAGCAAAATGCCCAAGCCTTGAATCAAATCTCAGCAAACCTTGCAGCTTTCCAG ATACAGGAGAACGTCAACCTCTTCTGCCAAACTCGAGATAACATCCTCAAGATCATGAATGA CTTGAATGACATGCCAGACGTAATGAAGCAGATGCCCCCACTTCCGGTGAAAATGAATGAAGAGCTAGCAACCCATGTGGGCATACCACCCCATCAGATGCAATCGTGA